The DNA segment TGGGTCGTGGCTCCGGCTGCGACATCGTTATCGACGACCCGGGCATTTCCCGCAAGCATTTGGAAATCGACGTCACGCCCAACGGTGTGATCGCCCGCGATCTGGGTTCCACCAACGGAACGTATGTCGAAGGCCATCAGGTTCCCGCCGCCACATTGCTGGACGGCAACACCATCACCATTGGCCGTACCCGCATCCTCTACTGGGCTTCGTCTCAGGAACAGGAGTGATGCCGCTGACGTCAAGGCCTTAGTATGACTGAACTTACGTTTGCGCTGCTGAAATATGGTTTTCTAATCCTGTTATGGGTGTTCGCATGGCTTGCCGTGCGGTCCCTGCGTAAGGATATCGAATCGTTCAGCCCGCGCCCATCCCGTTCGCGCCAGCGCCGGAAACGTCGCGCCCATCAGGCGTCTTCCGCCACAGCCAATGCCATGGCGGAACCGCAACGGTCGAATGTCTCCTCACCGCGCCCAACGGCTTCCGGCAACGAACCCACACTGCTGGTGATTATCGACGGGCCGTTGGTCGGCTCGTCCATTCCTCTCAACGGCGAGGCGATCACCATGGGGCGTTCCGCGTCGAATACCGTGGTGTTGGACGATGAATTCGTTTCCTCGCACCATGCCCGCATATACCCTGATGCGGCATCCGGGCAGTGGGTCATCGAGGATCTCGGTTCGACCAATGGCACTATCGTCAACGATCAGCGTCTTAACGTTCCGACGATTCTTCCGCCACGCATGCCGGTACGCATCGGTGCTACGACCTTCGAGCTGAGGTGATACGCGCATGACTGACGACACCCAGCAGACCCTGCCATTGCAGCAGGCTTCCCCCGCTGCGACGAGCCAACTGTTCCTATATTCCACTACCGTGTCCGACGTTGGCACGGTGCGTGCGAACAATCAGGATTCCTCTTTTGCCGGCGAGCATCTTGTGGCCATCTGCGACGGTATGGGCGGCCATGCCGGAGGCGATACGGCATCCACTATCGCCATCCGGTCGCTGGCGCATATCGAGCGTGAGGATCGCGAGCAGGATGTCGCCGCGATCGCCTCGATGATGGAGACGTCCGTCATGGCGGCGCATGACGCCATTGTCGGCAAGGCGAGGCATGAGCGCAAGCTTTCCGGCATGGGTACGACGGTGACCGCCGTCGCTCTGGTGGACGATTACTGGGTGCTCTCCCATATCGGCGACTCCCGCGCGTATCTGCTGCGTGACGGTGCACTCTGCCAGGTGTCCCAGGATCATAGTTATGTCCAGCATCTGATTAATACCGGCCGCATCACCGAGCAGGAGGCGAAGAACCATCCGCAGCGCAATGTGGTGATGCGCGTGCTCGGCGATTTCGATATCGACCCGCATCCCGATATCGCCGTGCTGAAGGCGCATCCTGCCGATCGTTGGCTGTTGTGCTCGGATGGCTTGTGCGGCGTGCTGGAGAATTCCACCATTGCCGACGCTTTGTTGTCCATGTCGAATCTGACCGAATGCGCGCAGCATTTGGTGAGCATGGCGTTGCGTGCGGGAAGCACCGATAACGTCACGGCTGTGATTGCGGATGCGACCCTGGCTCTTGACGTGCATGCGTTCGACCTGCCGCATCAGACCCCGCTTGTCGGTGGCGCGGCGAGCTCCAGCCTCGAACCCATTGCGGATATCGTCAACGAACCGGTGGCTGCGGCTCCGGCCTTGCGCGACGAAGGATCCCCCGCGCAGCGTGCCGCGGCGCTGATGCAATCCTCCGAGGCGCGTAAGGCGCGTCACGACGACGATGACAAGCCGAAACTCGCGCATCCTTCGGCGGCACGCGAAGAGGAAAGCACGCTATCCACGCCTGATACCGGTGAGATTCCCATCGTACAGAAGGCCGATGGCGCGTTGTCTTCCGACCCCAATGACCCACAGGTGGCCAAAGCCATCGAGGTCCAGCAGGAGAAGCAGCGCAAAACCGCGCATAAGCATAAGCGCAACAGGCGCATTACCGTGATCATTGCCATTCTGGTGCTGCTGCTCGCCGGCGCGGGCGCAGGGTATACCACCTACCGGTGGAGCCAAACCCGCTACTATGTTGGCGAATCCAACGGCAAAGTGGCGATTTTCCAAGGCGTTCCCACGAATATTTTCGGGTTCAGCCTGTCTCACGAGGTGGAGCGCACGTCGATAAGCACCAGTGATCTTCCGCAGACATGGCGCGACGAACTCACCGAAGGCATTACACGCGACAATCTCGACGAGGCGCGGGCGCATGTGAAGTATCTGCGCAGCGAGAACGACAAGCTGCACAGCACCAAGGATGCCGGCAATTCCGGCGATTCCAAGGATTCCGGCGACGCTTCGAAGGGCGGCGCAAAGGATTCATCGCAGCGCAACGATTCGAGCGGCACTACCGGCAATAGCGGCTCGACCAACTCCAAGCAGAGCGAGGACAAGCAATGATCATGCGCCGTCTTCGCCAGCTTTCACTGCTGCTGTTCTCTTTTCTTATCTGCGGCATGGCCTTTTTCCAG comes from the Bifidobacterium angulatum DSM 20098 = JCM 7096 genome and includes:
- a CDS encoding FHA domain-containing protein FhaB/FipA, with the translated sequence MTELTFALLKYGFLILLWVFAWLAVRSLRKDIESFSPRPSRSRQRRKRRAHQASSATANAMAEPQRSNVSSPRPTASGNEPTLLVIIDGPLVGSSIPLNGEAITMGRSASNTVVLDDEFVSSHHARIYPDAASGQWVIEDLGSTNGTIVNDQRLNVPTILPPRMPVRIGATTFELR
- a CDS encoding PP2C family protein-serine/threonine phosphatase, which codes for MTDDTQQTLPLQQASPAATSQLFLYSTTVSDVGTVRANNQDSSFAGEHLVAICDGMGGHAGGDTASTIAIRSLAHIEREDREQDVAAIASMMETSVMAAHDAIVGKARHERKLSGMGTTVTAVALVDDYWVLSHIGDSRAYLLRDGALCQVSQDHSYVQHLINTGRITEQEAKNHPQRNVVMRVLGDFDIDPHPDIAVLKAHPADRWLLCSDGLCGVLENSTIADALLSMSNLTECAQHLVSMALRAGSTDNVTAVIADATLALDVHAFDLPHQTPLVGGAASSSLEPIADIVNEPVAAAPALRDEGSPAQRAAALMQSSEARKARHDDDDKPKLAHPSAAREEESTLSTPDTGEIPIVQKADGALSSDPNDPQVAKAIEVQQEKQRKTAHKHKRNRRITVIIAILVLLLAGAGAGYTTYRWSQTRYYVGESNGKVAIFQGVPTNIFGFSLSHEVERTSISTSDLPQTWRDELTEGITRDNLDEARAHVKYLRSENDKLHSTKDAGNSGDSKDSGDASKGGAKDSSQRNDSSGTTGNSGSTNSKQSEDKQ